The proteins below are encoded in one region of Shewanella algae:
- a CDS encoding HlyD family secretion protein: protein MTDAKSQPAAQLLLTGKVSSAKSQTFSVPKAGDAWRYQIQWMLPEGSLVSPGQVVVVFDKSQVANQIEQLEASMLRVSAQEQSQSIELKSKVLQARFELKKQLLEQEKAQLVAAVPADFIAAKEYADNQFKLLQINAEVTKAKQALAEALDTEKATLAQLKIDKEKAALELAQAFKDLDSLELKAEIAGPLLLGRDPWSNKKFEVGDTVQVGRQIATVPAMEDLEVIAWVNEVDVDRLKPGQAVTMSLDAEIERAFPGQIASIGRQAINLPAWGRSNWFEVGIRFKAPEDIAMIPGMSVLVETGGKHEAF from the coding sequence GTGACGGACGCCAAGTCGCAGCCCGCAGCGCAGCTGCTACTGACAGGTAAAGTCAGTTCCGCCAAGTCGCAGACTTTCAGCGTCCCCAAGGCCGGAGATGCCTGGCGCTATCAAATTCAGTGGATGTTACCCGAGGGCTCTTTGGTGTCCCCCGGGCAAGTGGTGGTGGTGTTTGACAAGAGTCAGGTAGCCAATCAGATAGAACAGTTGGAAGCCAGCATGCTCAGGGTATCGGCGCAGGAGCAGAGCCAGTCCATAGAGCTCAAGTCCAAGGTATTGCAAGCCAGATTTGAGCTGAAAAAGCAGTTACTGGAGCAGGAAAAGGCGCAACTGGTAGCGGCCGTGCCGGCGGATTTTATTGCTGCCAAGGAGTACGCCGACAATCAGTTCAAGCTGTTGCAGATAAACGCCGAGGTGACCAAGGCCAAGCAAGCACTGGCCGAAGCTCTGGATACCGAGAAGGCGACTCTGGCACAGCTGAAGATTGACAAGGAAAAGGCGGCGCTCGAGCTGGCCCAGGCCTTCAAGGACTTGGACAGCCTGGAGCTGAAAGCCGAAATCGCCGGCCCCTTGCTGCTTGGACGGGACCCTTGGAGCAACAAAAAATTCGAGGTGGGGGATACGGTGCAAGTGGGGCGACAAATTGCCACTGTGCCAGCCATGGAAGATCTGGAGGTGATCGCCTGGGTCAATGAGGTGGACGTGGATCGCCTGAAACCCGGGCAAGCCGTCACCATGAGTTTGGATGCGGAAATTGAGCGCGCCTTTCCCGGACAAATAGCCAGTATCGGTCGCCAGGCCATCAATTTACCTGCCTGGGGCCGCAGTAACTGGTTCGAAGTCGGGATCCGTTTCAAGGCGCCTGAGGATATCGCCATGATCCCCGGCATGAGTGTGCTGGTGGAAACCGGAGGCAAACATGAAGCGTTTTAG